A window of Halichoerus grypus chromosome 12, mHalGry1.hap1.1, whole genome shotgun sequence contains these coding sequences:
- the GHRHR gene encoding growth hormone-releasing hormone receptor — protein MAGPGEWVTLSCPDFFSHFSSEPGAVKRDCTIMGWSEPFPPYPVACPVPLELLTEEKSYFSTVKIIYTLGHSISVVTLSVAIAILVALRRLHCPRNYIHTQLFVTFILKAGAVFLKDATLFHGENTDHCSFSTVLCKVSVASSHFATMTNFSWLLVEAVYLTCLLASKSPSTRRAFWWLVLAGWGLPLLFTGLWVCCKVAFEDVVCWDLDDSSPYWWIIKGPIVLSVGVNFGLFLNIIRILLRKLEPAQGSLHTKSQYWRLSKSTLLLIPLFGIHYVIFNFLPDSAGLGIRLPLELGLGSFQGFIVAILYCFLNQEVRTEISRRWHGHDPELLPARRARTKWTMPSPSGVKVLTSAC, from the exons ATGGCAGGCCCCGGCGAGTGGGTGACTCTCTCTTGCCCCGATTTCTTCTCCCACTTCAGCTCAGAGCCAG GGGCTGTGAAGCGGGATTGCACTATCATGGGCTGGTCTGAGCCCTTCCCACCTTACCCTGTGGCCTGCCCTGTGCCCCTAGAGCTGCTGACGGAGGAG AAATCCTACTTCTCCACGGTGAAGATCATCTACACCCTGGGCCATAGTATCTCCGTCGTGACCCTCTCCGTGGCCATTGCCATCCTGGTTGCTCTCAG GAGGCTGCACTGTCCCCGGAACTACATCCACACCCAGCTGTTTGTCACCTTCATCCTCAAGGCGGGTGCTGTGTTCCTGAAGGACGCCACCCTCTTCCACGGGGAGAACACAGATCACTGCAGCTTCTCCACG GTTCTGTGCAAGGTCTCTGTGGCCTCCTCCCATTTCGCCACCATGACCAACTTCAGCTGGCTGTTGGTGGAAGCCGTGTACCTGACCTGCCTCTTGGCCTCCAAGTCGCCCAGCACAAGGCGAGCCTTCTGGTGGCTGGTTCTTGCCGGCTGGG GGCTTCCTCTGCTCTTCACTGGCCTGTGGGTGTGTTGCAAGGTGGCCTTTGAGGATGTGGT GTGCTGGGACCTGGATGACAGCTCCCCTTACTGGTGGATCATCAAAGGGCCCATCGTCCTCTCTGTTGGG GTGAATTTTGGGCTTTTTCTCAATATTATCCGCATCCTGCTGAGGAAACTGGAGCCGGCTCAGGGCAGCCTCCACACCAAGTCTCAGTACTG GCGTCTCTCTAAATCAACGCTTCTCCTCATCCCGCTGTTTGGAATTCACTATGTCATCTTCAACTTTCTGCCTGACAGTGCTGGCCTGGGCATCCGCCTCCCCCTGGAGTTGGGACTGGGCTCCTTCCAG GGCTTCATCGTTGCCATCCTGTATTGCTTCCTCAACCAAGAG GTGAGGACCGAGATCTCGCGGAGGTGGCACGGCCATGACCCTGAGCTGCTGCCCGCCCGGAGGGCCCGCACCAAGTGGACAATGCCTTCCCCCTCTGGGGTGAAGGTGTTGACGTCTGCCTGCTAG